The Anolis carolinensis isolate JA03-04 chromosome 2, rAnoCar3.1.pri, whole genome shotgun sequence genome has a window encoding:
- the LOC103282240 gene encoding zinc finger protein 629 has translation MEVGGHKTTLKVPSRLPSLRGGIDTLDAPLNQNLVTIKREPKSSAGEEWIPSCPRESQDMTVKNFENQVTIKKGPESSTEEASILPDPRKSFRNLVAIKRENEPSAEEEWIPPGPRESPLHMKVESFEDPVTLKRKAEPSAEDEWISTDPGESTLLMEVVEESFEDVASPAQDDSNKKSKTRGNQKEAVAESPDWDYGVTFISPEGTYLPKIPLREYQKAQQGRLSKDGGPKRHQCLECGKAFKFNTKLRLHQRTHTGEKPHECPECGRCFSYSANLRTHLRTHTGEKPYRCAQCGRCFSHSWNHKMHQKVHEAKSGQGGQKEAPPHAGPQITTNNSHNRDAV, from the exons ATGGAAGTCGGAGGCCATAAAACAACCCTCAAGGTTCCTTCTAGGTTGCCTTCTCTTCGGGGTGGAATAGATACTCTGGACGCCCCATTAAATCAG AATCTGGTGACCATTAAGAGAGAACCCAAATCTTCTGCTGGGGAGGAATGGATCCCATCATGTCCGAGAGAGAGTCAAGACATGACAGTCAAAAATTTTGAGAATCAGGTGACCATtaagaagggccctgagtcttcaACAGAAGAAGCATCAATCCTACCAGATCCGAGAAAGAGTTTTCGGAATCTGGTGGCCATTAAGAGAGAGAACGAGCCTTCAGCAGAGGAGGAATGGATCCCACCAGGTCCAAGAGAGAGTCCATTGCACATGAAAGTCGAGAGTTTTGAGGATCCAGTGACCCTTAAGAGAAAAGCCGAACCTTCTGCAGAGGACGAATGGATCTCTACAGATCCTGGAGAGAGCACTCTGCTCATGGAAGTCGTGGAGGAGAGTTTTGAGGACGTCGCCTCTCCAGCTCAAG ATGATTCCAACAAGAAGAGTAAAACCCGCGGGAATCAGAAGGAGGCGGTCGCCGAAAGCCCGGATTGGGACTACGGCGTCACgttcatctcccccgaagggactTACCTCCCCAAAATCCCGTTGCGCGAGTATCAGAAGGCTCAGCAGGGGCGCCTGTCAAAAGACGGGGGCCCGAAGAGGCACCAGTGCCTGGAGTGCGGGAAGGCCTTCAAGTTCAACACGAAGCTGAGGCTGCACCAGCGgacccacaccggggagaagccccACGAGTGCCCCGAGTGCGGGAGGTGCTTCAGCTACAGCGCCAACCTCCGGACGCACCTCAggactcacaccggggagaagccctacCGGTGCGCCCAGTGCGGACGCTGCTTCAGCCACAGCTGGAACCACAAGATGCACCAGAAGGTGCACGAGGCGAAGAGCGGGCAAGGGGGCCAGAAAGAGGCTCCGCCACACGCCGGGCCCCAGATCACGACAAATAATTCGCACAACAGAGACGCGGTGTAA